gggtctgtgctgacagctcggagcctggagcctgcttcggattctgtgtctccctctctctctctctgcctctccccagctcatgctctctcaaaaataaacattaaaaaaaaaaattaaaaaccacctGGAAGTCTTTATCAAAAATAGAGACTCCTTGGTCCTCCTTCTGGGTGGGGTTGGAAAAACCTGTAAAGAATTGATTTAGTTAGCTAATTTGATGCAAATAGTTCTTGGGTAACCTCATCTTATTTTCTAGAAGATGGTGGCTCTCTTAGCATTGTGCCTTAAGTAACATTATTTGCATTTAGATACAAAGAACTTTTTGTGAATCTGACCAAGTGTCCACCAAATTATAGCCCCTTGTTTTATAAACTTGAGCCAATCAAATATGGGAATACATGCCTTAATCAATGTAACTTTGAAAGCAGGAAAATGCAGAATACCAGACAAGATAGGCCTCTGTAGAAATCAAGCTCTCATGTATTGTCACCTGTTGCTACAGATTCCTCAAATTTCTTAATAGGGGTCAAGCCTAACAGCACAGCAGAGTCAGATAgtgtttgcatttaatttttttttttatttttgggacagagagagacagagcatgaacgggggaggggcagagagagagggagacacagaatcggaaacaggctccaggctccaggctccgagccatcagcccagagcccgacgcggggctcgaactcacggaccgcgagatcgtgacctggctgaagtcggacgcttaaccaactgcgccacccaggcgcccctttaattttttttttaatgttcattttatttttgagacggagagagacagagcatgagtgggggaggggcatagagagggagacacagcatctgaagcaggctccaggctctgagctgtcagcacagagcccaactggggctcaaactcgtcaaccgagagatcatgacctgcgttgaagtcagacactcaacccactgagccactcaggcaccctgagatagtgtttgcattttaaaaaatgcctgatGACTCAGTCTGAGCCTGTTTTAAATAAGCCCATGGCCACCCGTGGGCTATAAGCCATTATTGTTGGCATTCTTCCAACAGGGCAGGTAGGTATTTTGTCTGGCTCTACTCTGAGAATCTGAGAAGATTCTGAGACAAGCCTCTGAGGCCCTGGCTCCATATAGGCTCTCACATATATTCCACAGGTGAAGACTGGTCGATGGAAGGATTCTGTATGTTCAAAATACAGAACTGGGTCCAGCCACCATGATTCTATTGCTAGGAGGTAAATGACAAATCTTAGTCCCACAAGCATTTCATATTACACTTGTATCATCTATCTAATGGACTTTGGGAGCAGTGGCACTGAACAtaatttgtcctctgtatttcaCTGTGAGTGGATGACCAGGGAGGACAAAGATTTATGGACCTAAGAGTGAGCTAGAATGATTCCTGGAAGAATGGCTAGAAGGTGGAGTATAGACGGGCTCTGGTCATGGCCCCAAGACCACAGAGGGCTTTCAGTGATGGACAAACAGCAGTGAGGTCCTGGGACAGACTCCAATGAAACAAGCCTAGGTTTGGATGAAGAGTGACATCCACATGGGTGACCAAGAGAACACTGCACTTAGTACTGTCTTCTTTCCACGGAAGACTCATGAAAAATTCTGCTTTTACTTTAGAACTGGGACTTGCTATGGTATTCCTAAGAAAAACGAATTGTTTTTTCTCTTACAGACTCAAGGAACCATTAACTTATCACCTGTCCTCTGTTACCAATGTTCCAAATTTTTTACCCTACCTCTAGAAAGAGCAGACTCATATAGCACTGTCAGATACGGTTCTTACTGCTTTTCACCATCACTAACCTCATGTAATCTTCACAACACTATGCGTGTCTGCACTAATGTCCCCGATGTAGGAGGCACATTTTTTTCATGAGGAAATCCAGGGACAATCAACTTGTATAATGTGACAAATGCAgttaagtggtagagctgggattaaTACTCAGGCAGCGTGGCTCCTTGGTTCAAGCTACTTGTGCTTTATTGTCCGTTAAGGTAACTCTAGAGGTAAACATTTAGACCGACCTCACTCAggattatcttatttttcttaacattactTTTTCTTCAACCCAATTTTTCTCGCGTaacttccaaaaagaaaactgaatctgGTATGCATTTTTGTAAGCCAATTTACGttgtaaaaacataaatgaatagatatttcaaaaatgaaatccTAATCTCTAATAGGTCCCCACAGCACTTTAGATCGACATTTTTTTGAACCATATATATGATCGATGAAAAGCAGTGCGGGATGCGTGGAGAAACTGAACTGCTTGAGATCTGGAAACGTCTTAATGACATATCCACCCTGGAAACCAAGCACAAATGCagtattacattttttaagtgatatgtgtgtgtgtgtgtgtgtgtgtgtgtgtgtgtgtgtgtgtgtgtacgcgcgcgCAATGGCCGGCTCAAGAAGGTTTGCGATTTGGAAGAGAACGAGGTTTCCAATCTAGAGCAACGAGGAGACAGAACGCTGAAACCTGGACGAATATGTGATGCTGGCAGAGAAGCAGCGGCTTCCCTCCTTGAGCGTGGAGTGCGACCCCGGCCTGTAACCTCTGCGGCCCGGCCAAGGGCGGTCACCGGGTTATCCCTTAAAGACGTTTCCCAATAATGACAGCCTCCCACTACCCTTTCCAAAAGCCGCCAGGCGCAAAACGGAAGCCCAGCCGTCCCCGGGAAGAAACCCCCATTTCCCTTCCCCGTCTCCACCGCTCGCAAGCcccgagccccctccccccccccgcctacACGTACCGCCGCCGAGGGCTTTCCTAGAGGTGGACCTTCCCTGCCTACACAACGGGGCACCTCGGCGCTCCTGGACCCGTGACCCACCTGCGGCCTTGGTGCCAAAAAGGACCCCACGACCCAGGGCAGAGGCGAGCCCAGCCTCCGGCGCCGGCGGAAGCTGCGGCCTTGGGACCTGCCATCCGCCACGCCCGCTCGAAGAGAGGGGTGGCGGTGGGAAACCAAACCGCTTCTTCCTTTTCATGTTTGACtcttcttgtatttattttagcttttcacacattataaattttctaaaactaCAACTTCGGTGCAAGATGGCGGGACTTGTTGGGGTAAAGCGCCATCTCCTTCCCACAGCTTCGTCTCTACCCCTCGAAGATGGTATCGCCCTGGGCCTTCCCCGCCTCAGCGGCTCGCCTCCAGTTTCAAAATGGCGGCCGCCATCGGGGGGCCTTCTGCTGGCTGATCGTCACGGGTGCTGCTGAGCGAGCATCAGCTTTTCTCGCTCTTGAACCTGGATTCGACTAGGGGTTGGGAAGGGCAGTGGACGGCGTTGGGGGAGGACTGACGAGGCAAGTGAGGGCGGAGGAAAGGAGTGAGCcctttggtgggggagggggcgccctcGGCCCTCAGGGGAGACCCTGGCTCCAACTCCGGCCGGGTCTCTGCTGGGGACGTGCTCCTGGGGTTTCGGTTGCGACTGTCCTGGCCGGACCTGGCAGAAGTGCTCAGCGAGGGAAAGAGAAGTGATTTCTCCGGGGGTCTAGAGCTCCCGGTCTTTGTGGCAGTCCGTACGATTCACTCCTAtttgccccccccttttttttttttttgctgttttcctcTGCCCTGTTTCTCGGCGTTGGAGGAGTTAATCTGACGCCAGCTTTGGCCTCGTGGTTACCGTGTTCTTGGACTCCTCGCTGGGGGTCTTCCCGTGGCCTCGGGTTCAAAGGCCACGAGACTGCTAAGCACTGGGCACGAAGTAGGCGTCCTTTTTAGTTAATCGACTCCGGGGACCTTTTAAGATGTTAACCATGCTTTATTAAAATTGTCTTGGCCTTCCGCGCCTCGcgccccccagcctccccaccctcccagccctcGCTTTGCCCTCGAGCGCTTCCACCGTCACTGTTTTACTAGCTCTTAAGTAACTGGAGGTCACACCGGCCTTAACACTGGCAAGTGTGGCCTCCTGCCACCTGCCGAACCTGAGTTATCAATTACCCAtccccaatttttttattttgcaacccttgtgattttttttttttttttttttaggaaggcGCTTCTCTTTCTGAACTAACCAGGAAGAGGCTTTTTTGTACCACGTGAGTTCAAAGGCCAACCCAGATTCCTTCGTTTTCCCTTGGATTTTGTGTAGTTCCTTTTGGTTGTCATCAACATGCAAGGTCGTTATTGAGAGAGCAAGTAACTGTAATTGGTAATTGGGATGAATGAGTCCGTCAGACTCAAGGAAGCAATTTATGACCTGGTTAGGGTACTGTGGTTAGGTTAAGATTTGAGTGCTGTGCTTGATACTGGCGATACAAAGATGATCAGTTTTGCTCTTCGCCTATACATTCAAcgtccattcaacaaacattcttAGTGCTGTTTgtgctaaatgaaaataaaccgCCCGAGGCCACCAAACAGGCTTCACAAAGGAATAACTATTTGAGCTGGGTCATGAAGGGTCACAAGGAATTTACTAGGCTCCGGAGGAGATCATTCCTGGATGCAGAGATTTGAGAAGTTTTGGCGCGCTGAGGGAGAGTGGGAAGATAAATGTGCCGGAACATGCAGTGCAAGGGTGGTTGGCGAAGGAAGAGCGAGATTGAGAGCCACTTGTGAAGGACCTTGATTTCCAGCTAAGGAGTTCTGGCGTAGTTAGAGGGGAGCCAGTGCACATACTTTGCACAAGGAAAgggcgtgagtgtgtgtgtgtgtatacacacacacacacacacacacacagggtggtCTCTGACAGCTGTATAGAGAATCAACTTGGAATAGGAAAACTAGGTAAGAGGAAATTGCAGTCATTCAGGTAAGGTAATGTGTGCCTCAATTGAAGTAGGATAGTAATGCGTgtgaaagaaacaattttttttttaattttttttttcaacgtttatttatttttgggacagagagagacagagcatgaacgggggaggggcagagagagagggagacacagaatcggaaacaggctccaggctctgagccatcagcccagagcccgaggcggggcttgaactcacataccgtgagatcgtgacctggctgaagtcggacgcttaaccgactgcgccacccaggcgccccataatttttttttaactttatttattttgagagagggagagagcttgtgggggggcgggggcagagggagatagaatcccaagtaggctccatgctatttactcagagcccaatatggggcttgatctcacgaattgtgagatggtgacctgagccgaaatcaagagttggacgcttcaccgactgagccacctaggtgcctggAGAGACCTTTCTGAATAGGATTCAACTGGTGGCAGCAATTTGGTGGAGGGAGGGTGACTCCAGAGGTTTTGGGCCAAGGGACTAAATGGTTGGTGATACCATTAAAGTCAAGcctaagatggggcgcctgggtggctaggtcggttaagctccaacttcagcctaggtcatgatctcgcagttggtgagtttgagtcctgcatcaggctctgtgctgacggctcagagcctggagtctgcctcagattctctgtctccctctttctgcccctcccctgcttgtgcactttctgtctctctctcaaagataaacaaacattaaaaaaaaaaaaaaagcctaagacATGTACATCAGAATAGAATGGTGCCAGCCTGCACCTTAAGGAGTGGCAGAGCACGGTGCTCTACAGACGAAAGCATGGGTTTTAGAGTCTAGACCTAGTGCTGTTACTGCAGCCGCGAGCtacatgtggctgttgagcacttgaaattgTGGTTAGATTGATTTGAAATAtgctgtaaatataaaatacatactgaATTTCAAAGACTTGGTAAGAAAAACGATGTAGAATATCTCAATAACTTATTAATAATGATTACCtgctgaaatgataatattttgaatatattgggttaaataaaatacattaaaagtaatttcacCCAAAACTTTTCAACGTGGctgtgaataaaatttttaattacatttatggcttgcattatatttttattgggcAGAGCCGATGCAGTCTAGACTAATGATAGAGGAATTTGTgaggaggtgggatttgaactgGGTCTTGACACAGTGGTGAGCTGGCGCCCTCCACTGCCGGTTAAGGcattcaggtttttgttttttcaagcaGTAAGAAGCCTTCCAAGGTTTCTGAGCAAAGGGTAATTAACCTGGCAGTAATGTTTAGGTTGAGATGAAAGGGAGGAAAGGCTGGAGGCAGAGAAACCGAGAAACCCAAATGTGAGGTAATGAGGCCCTGCTTTAAGGTACTGGTGGTAGGGATGGAAAGGGatttgaaatacatttgaaagCATTTTGAGGCTAAGAAAAATAATCAGGAGTTGGTAACAGACTGttcaaaaaaagtaaaggaaggaaTCAAACATGTAGAATTTCAAGCCTTGGTTACTTAGATAAGAACTAATGAATTCATGTCATATAGTCACAAAGTACATTTGAGACCAAAGGCATTTAGTCTCAAAATAGAACCAGCAAAGTCGAAAGGAGGAAGTAGTTTGCTAAATACTCTTCCTTTTCATCTCCTTGCTCTCTGTAGCTTACCTAATCAATCATCCATACCAACTGATTTTCCTAAAATACAGAATTTCCTGTATTGTGTCCTCTTACTTGATAATGGatcttaaaatgtttctctgttgCCTGAAGAACTAGATCCAGAGTCCAAGGCCTTTATCTGGCCCTTTTCTGTTcattagaatttttctttcatttttttgcttaTATGAAAGTGTGCCCAGCTGCTTTTTCCACTAACACTCTGTACATTTTTTGTGCCTTTGGTCATGTTATTCCCCTGTTTGAAAtaccttttgtttttgtctcttggGGCCTGCCCATCCTTAACGAGGAATTTAAGATCTCACCTCTTTTATGATTCTCATTAACATAAGCtaatgtcagtttttaaaatcttatttcctAAACTGCATATTTTAGCCCCTGATTGTGACCGATTTGGTACAATATTTTTGACTTTGATTATCTCTGTTTTATGTAAGCTTCAGCTTCCAAAAATTAggacaggttttcttttttttttttttattaaattttttttttcaacgtttttatttatttttgggacagagagacagagcatgaacgggggaggggcagagagagagggagacacagagtcggaaacaggctccaggctccgagccatcagcccagagcccgacgcggggctcgaactcccggaccgcgagatcgtgacctggctgaagtcggacgcttaaccgactgcgccacccaggcgcactgacaggttttctttttaaaaacaggatcATTTCTTATGCTACTTGCTGCTGCTCATGTGTTCACCTTAGGGCATGACATAGAAGGTAAACAccataattaaaaacagaagtaaatctGTTATACCACATTTAGCAgactctctttattttttagatttatgaAGAACTCTTCCCGTGAATTCATGGTGTTTCATCCTATATACGACTGAGATATCAGTAAGTGATGAATGTCTCTAGTAAAGATCTAGCCACAGTATAAGCAATTGtattaaaaataccttttcaCCTGTTGAAACCTGGGTCTATCTGCAAAAAGCTTTCACATGAACTCATTCACTTCTGTCTGCAAGCTACTTTATTTCCACTTTGTAATCTAAATAAAGTGGAAGTGAAGGTGGATTTGAGTAGAAAAAGAGTTTCTCTTAGGCCACTAATATACTTGTGGTACAGGAAGCTTTTTGGCAGGGagaacttttttatttccttcccaaaattgtatttataaatgtttttcatcaaatggAGAATAAATGTCTTTGTACTTCTCATGCCTTACAAATAGGAATATGCTAAGTccacagatttttaattttaacttgtttgTTTCATCAGTTCTTTATGGAACAACCGCTATGTGTTTAAGACATGTGCTAATAATATATAGTAAGGACACAAAAAAGGATCGAGCCTCAAAGAGCTCTCCCAAGCAAGGGGAAATGCATAAGAATAGATAACTGTTGATGGTGTAGCCAGTTCACTAAGCTCATTTAACACTAGCCATACTTCATTCATTTAAGCTTTTgttgaccccccaccccccatgtgtTAGGCACCGTGGACACATTGGAGGATAACTGTGACCAGAACTGACAAGGTCTGTTTTTTCATGGAATTCACAGTCTAGTGCGGGGATGAAGAGGAAAGACAGGGATGGGCAAAGCAAGTAAATAAGTAACTAGCAGGCATAGAGAGCAGTAAGCATTTTGAGGGAAGTAGAGTGATGTCACAGGGTATAACTGAGTTGGGGAAGGACTTTAGGGGTGTTAAAAAACCATCTCAGAATAAATTTGAGACTGGGAAAACGTACAAACTAGTTAGAGGTCTTAGTGACAGTGGAGACAGAAGGGAAGTTTGAGAAATAGAATGGAGGTAAAAATGCAGCACTTAGTGATAGATCGGATGTGGGATACGAAGTAAAGGAAGGACTCAAGGATGAGGCCATCAGAGATCAGGTGATATTTATGGCTGTGGAACTGGTGAGATtacctggaagaaaaaaagtccTGCTGAAGCACACTGCCACATTTGaggtggaagaaaataaatagcaaaggaGATTGGGGAGTGGccagttacatacaaggaaaactAGGGTGGAGGTGacacagaagcagagggaggagagcaTCTCAGGGAGGCTGGAGCACTTATTTTTATCGAATGCTGCTACAGTTTCTGTCAGCGGAAGCCCGAGAAATGCCATTGGCTTAAATTGCGTAGAGGTTTGCCAGTGACCTTGATGAACACACTAGTAGTGGGCTGGTAGACAAAGATGCCAGGTTTGGTAGTCTGAATGGGAGGCAAGAAAGTGGAGACACATGTGGACGAATCCTCTGAGAACTTTTGCGATGAAAGGGGAACCTAGAAATGATGGACTACTTGCGGGGATAGGATTAAGAGAGGGCTCTTTTAAATCGGGAAATTCTAGAGGATCTGCGTGTGCTAATAGGAGTGGCACATCGGTGATACATGGTTTGATGTGGGGAAAAGAGGGAATGGCTGAAGAAGTTCGGTCCTCTAGAAGGTAAACGAGAATGGCAGCCAGACTACTCATAGGGAGCAGGGCTATCGAGTTCATGTAATGGGAGACACAACAGTGTACGTGCAGATACATTAATAGATTTGGTATTGGAAAACGAATTCTTGTCTGATGACTTCTATTTTCTAATTGAAGAATGAAGTGGGATCATGAACTGATAGTAGGGCGGAGGGGGCAGTGCATGATGCTTGAGCAGAGAAGGGGCGATGTCAAATGGCAGTCTCAGAGGTGGTCAGCCAGCTAAGAAAACTCAGGTTGGTGGGTAGTGCTTAGTGCCTCCTTGGGACCTTTGACCATGAATTGAAAGAGCAGGTagcacagttgtgggattgacccccaacccctcccctcccccccggcaACATATAGTTCCTGGAATAGGCAGAGCAAATGATTGGAGTCGGTCGGGGTTGGGGTTTTGCCAGGTTGGTACCAAGAAGGACTAGAGCAGTGAGATACGTGATGGTATTTGCAAGATACTCATGATGGGTCGTGGATTGATGGTAGGGATGTGAATGGAGACTGGAGGGGGTGAAACCATGGTTGGTGGATGATGAGGGATTCGGTGAGGCCGAAGGATTTCTGCAGTGGGATTGCTGAGTGAGCGAAGcagtagtgagagagggagatgctGGAAGGTCAGATTTTGGAAATGGTGCAGCTCACGGGTGAAGAGGTCTAGGGCATACCTGTAGTGGTGGGTGGCTGACGTGAAACAGGGTTATGGGAGTGGAGAAAGGCAGGCACCAGATTCAGTAGTGAAGTTACTAAGAAGACCAAGTCAGGAATGAAAGTCGTCCGTGAATGAGGTCAGGTTAACGGATGTCAGCAgcgaggaggagagagggaaggctcATAGCCCGCTGGGAGGCGTGAGGCTCCGTGGGACTGGAGTAtttgaaggaggaaggaggagacctGGTTTGAGCTGCAGCGAGGAGCAAGGAACGCATACTTCCTGCTTTCGAGGCACAGCGGgtgcaagaagaagaagaaaaccctgTGAGGAGGTGGCAGGAGAACCAGTTTCTGTGAAGATTACCAGGTGAAGAGGACCTTCAGAGAAGAGGTGCGGTTACAGATGAGCGTGAGCGGCATCGTCCCAGAGAACGTACTGGAAGGACCTGGGAGGGATAGAAAGTAGGGGATTGGATCTGACAGGCAGATGTGCACGTCAGTGATCATGGATAGCCCAGGAGTCTTGGATCTTTGGCTGAGACTGACGAGAGGAAAGATGACATGAGGTGGGATTAGCCTCCTGACAGCCTGTCAAGGTGACAGTCAGTTTACCTTAGTGTGTTGATAGGACCTTGGGCAGCTGGTAAGAGGCCATCAGGTATGCGTGACCTCTCCTAACTTGCACAGTTGGCCAGGGAAGACTAACGTAGTGTGAGGAGCTAAGATCTGAAATGTTGCCGTGGAGCTGTACTCTGCTAATCAGTGTTTCTGTCACATGTGTTTAATAGCACGCAGTTCTAGGTCTGAAATCCCAATAGATGTGTTCATGTTACACCTTGAAATTCATACGGTAGGCATCTCGACGTAAATTCCATCGAATATatgttgagcacttactgtgtgtcaggttcTCTCAGGAATTGCAAGCTTAAGATTCTACATCTGTCTTTTGTAGTTGCTTACTCTCCAGTGCAAGTGTTCTTAACATTAAACTCCCTAAAAAGTACGTGGATTTCTTTGAGTATGTGtgccttgtttgtttgttccctGACGActgaggggagaagaaagagtgCAAAACTTTTATCAGATCCTCAAGCATGCCTGTTTATTTAAGGACCACTGGTCTAATAGGAGAGAAAGACATGGAAACTAATTGTAATGCAGTGAAATCATTGCCATCACAGAGCAAAATAAAGGAAGCACAAAGTCACCTTGGAGGATGAGTTCGTTAATTcattatacattcatttattggGGAACTTGGTGTTCTCTAGTCTGTGTAATTTACACATTATTTGAAATCTTTCAACATCGTTTTTATGTGAATTATTAATACTCATGTTTATAGACTGGCATACATAAGTGAGGAGAGGTTAATTAATTGCTTAGACCCACATAGTAGTAGCTTCAGATCTGAAACTGGTTCTAAAGTTCACTGCTTTTCATTAAGCCACACTGAGGAGCCGCTGAAGGACTCGTTGTCAACAAGAGTGTGTAACGTCATGTTTGTGCTTTCAAATTTAGCAGTGATGGAAGTAGGTCTTTAAtgtgtttgctttctctctttatgGAATTTTTAATCACTTAGAAACTTGATACAATGTTAATTTGTCTATTACGTGTGTTAGACTATGATgtgtatttaattatatttttatttcttttaaaagaactttttggATTGTTGTTTTTGGACCAAAAATGACATCTATTATCAAATTAACTACCCTCTCGGGGGTTCAGGAAGAGTCTGCTCTTTGCTATCTTCTGCAAGTTGACGAGTTTAGGTTTCTCCTGGACTGTGGCTGGGATGAGCACTTTTCTATGGATATTATAGACTCCCTGAGGAAGTAAGTTACTTCTCCTATTTTTAGACTTCAGTTAAATCAGCTTCTCTTTTCTACACCATGATACCATTTTGATGTGACCCAGTGTATGTTCTCTTTGCTCTGATTTAGAGTAAAAGACCTGATTTTGCATGCCAAAGAGCCAAAAAGcgactgttttcatttttaaagttttgattgtATTATGAGCTATGTTTATTGAGATTCAGTAAAATGTTAATTGTTACTTGGCTAATGGGTCCCCGTAGAGATCTTTGCACCCTAATTTTAGAGAAGATTAGGTTTAGAAgaatttgaagaggaaaaaaccTTCCATGTGGAAGGTCTGCCGTCAGATCACATTTGCTTACTTTCTATGTGTTTTGAGGCTCTACACTGAGAATTGGTGCCCAGAATACTGACCATGTGATATAAAACAATATTGATCCATCAAAGAAAAATTCAG
This window of the Prionailurus viverrinus isolate Anna chromosome B3, UM_Priviv_1.0, whole genome shotgun sequence genome carries:
- the NDUFB1 gene encoding NADH dehydrogenase [ubiquinone] 1 beta subcomplex subunit 1 isoform X1, which produces MKRKKRFGFPPPPLSSSGRGGWQVPRPQLPPAPEAGLASALGRGVLFGTKAAGGSRVQERRGAPLCRQGRSTSRKALGGAFMMNVIQIVRDHWVHILVPVGFVLGCYLDKKNDEKLTAFRNKSLLFKRELRPNEEVTWK